A window of the Gordonia humi genome harbors these coding sequences:
- a CDS encoding ABC transporter ATP-binding protein, which translates to MTEASSEVDDHKRQQKAGARALSRLLEPVSTALAVGRVLSAVSAVLAVVPYIALVHIGDALITGGGIDDDAVGRWLAILLATFGARLFIYFIALFVTHLADIKVGHLIREQIVDRLARVPLTWFTSTNSGRVRKALQDDIGTVHQLIAHQPVEGTSAIVMPLALMVYAFVVDWRLGLLSIATIPLYIAAMAATMRGMGEMTVKMDHRLSAVSARMVEFVTGIAVVKAFGRVGRAHHNYQHAADDFYEFYADWVKPLVKVSALGMSILAIPLLLLINIGGGAALVHAGVVSPADVLATALIALLIPYSLETVMSSTWSRQIAGASALRLQDLIETPALPDDAANPTGPESFDVEFDHVSYTYPGADVRAVDDVSLTLRQGTVTALIGASGSGKSTIATLLARFDDPSSGAIRIGGVPVTEIDDLYDKVGFVLQDPQLLSISIRDNIALGRPDATREQIRHAARSAQILDEIDALPDGFDTVYGAGTGLSGGQAQRVAIARALLVDAPVLILDEATALADPEAQHEIQQALSALAVGRTVLVIAHRPEAIMGVDQIVILDAGRVDAVGTHDELSTHPAYARLWSDSLTTGSGGHR; encoded by the coding sequence GTGACCGAAGCATCGTCTGAGGTGGACGATCACAAACGGCAACAGAAGGCCGGGGCTCGCGCGTTGTCGCGTCTGCTCGAGCCGGTGTCGACGGCGTTGGCCGTCGGCCGGGTGCTGTCCGCGGTATCCGCGGTCCTCGCCGTCGTCCCCTACATCGCACTCGTGCACATCGGCGACGCATTGATCACCGGCGGCGGAATCGACGACGACGCGGTCGGGCGCTGGCTCGCGATCCTGCTCGCGACGTTCGGGGCCCGCCTGTTCATCTACTTCATCGCGCTGTTCGTGACGCACTTGGCTGACATCAAAGTCGGTCACCTCATCCGCGAGCAGATCGTCGACCGATTGGCGCGGGTCCCGCTCACCTGGTTCACGTCGACCAACTCCGGGCGCGTTCGCAAGGCGCTGCAGGACGACATCGGAACCGTTCACCAGCTGATTGCGCATCAGCCCGTCGAGGGCACCTCCGCGATCGTCATGCCCCTCGCACTGATGGTGTACGCATTCGTCGTCGACTGGCGTCTCGGGCTCCTGTCGATCGCGACGATTCCCCTGTACATCGCCGCGATGGCGGCCACGATGCGCGGAATGGGTGAGATGACGGTGAAGATGGACCACCGGCTCTCCGCGGTCTCGGCCCGCATGGTCGAGTTCGTGACCGGCATCGCGGTCGTCAAAGCGTTCGGTCGGGTGGGCCGCGCGCATCACAACTATCAGCACGCCGCCGACGACTTCTACGAGTTCTACGCCGACTGGGTGAAGCCGCTGGTCAAAGTCTCCGCGCTCGGGATGTCGATCCTGGCGATCCCGCTGCTGCTGCTCATCAACATCGGAGGCGGCGCCGCGCTGGTGCACGCCGGCGTCGTGTCCCCGGCCGACGTCCTCGCGACGGCGCTGATCGCGCTGCTGATCCCGTACTCGCTGGAGACCGTCATGAGTTCGACGTGGTCGCGCCAGATCGCCGGTGCCTCCGCGCTCCGACTGCAGGACCTCATCGAGACACCGGCGCTGCCCGACGACGCCGCGAACCCGACCGGGCCGGAGTCGTTCGACGTGGAGTTCGACCATGTCAGTTACACGTACCCGGGTGCCGACGTCCGCGCCGTCGACGACGTCAGTCTCACGCTGCGCCAAGGCACGGTCACCGCGCTCATCGGTGCGTCCGGCTCGGGCAAGTCGACGATCGCGACACTCCTCGCCAGGTTCGACGACCCGTCGTCCGGCGCCATACGGATCGGCGGAGTCCCGGTGACCGAGATCGACGATCTGTACGACAAGGTGGGGTTCGTCCTGCAGGATCCACAACTGCTGTCGATCAGCATCCGCGACAACATCGCCCTCGGCAGACCGGATGCGACGCGGGAGCAGATCCGCCACGCCGCGCGGTCGGCGCAGATTCTCGACGAGATCGATGCTCTCCCGGACGGGTTCGACACCGTCTACGGCGCGGGCACCGGGCTGTCCGGAGGTCAGGCGCAGCGGGTGGCCATCGCGCGCGCACTGCTCGTCGACGCACCGGTCCTGATCCTCGACGAGGCGACGGCCCTCGCCGACCCGGAAGCCCAGCATGAGATCCAGCAGGCGTTGTCTGCATTGGCGGTCGGTCGTACCGTCCTGGTGATCGCGCATCGGCCGGAGGCGATCATGGGCGTCGACCAGATCGTCATCCTCGACGCCGGACGGGTCGACGCCGTCGGCACCCATGACGAACTGTCGACCCACCCCGCGTACGCCCGACTGTGGAGCGACTCGCTGACCACTGGAAGTGGAGGACACCGATGA
- a CDS encoding ABC transporter ATP-binding protein, translating into MSTLPLADIVPRSKKMLSRPAELDTVIGVSALAGLVEGLALAALLPTITALAESDAVWGLRLSGWLWVLGGLSVVSFVINYVSARRSYDVALDFLRSIHRIFGDQVAKQPLGWFARPVAGALSRLVSTELMMAGEILAHMISPLVSRATAALVIIVAAWVWSPLLGLVLTCAIPVFVLITLVSAAFVRRGRTIHEPAEVDLANRIVEYAQSQGALRSCGRSGDFEPLTDAMARARAKKKSALLIETLGLLLSGMVTQGVIVVLISVAGSLAVAGTLEPIPALAFIGLALRFTSTLSAITDAAMSLESRRPLLDQLDEVLDATPLPAPDSPADLSAPGAVALTNVTFGYGTGEPVLRDVSIDVPAGSMVALVGPSGSGKTTVAKLVSRFYDVDAGRVLVGGVPVTEQTTEQLMAQLSIVFQDVYLFDDTLLANIAVGREGASEDEVLNAARTAGVAEIAHRLPGGWDSNVGEGGRALSGGERQRVAIARALLKKAPIVLLDEATSALDVENEANIVAAIDELRTQATVLVIAHRLDTIARADSIVALTDAGEVEAIGTHDELVAAGGTYASYWTRLSRAQGWQLTNRPTG; encoded by the coding sequence ATGAGCACGCTTCCGTTGGCGGACATCGTTCCGCGTTCGAAGAAGATGCTGTCCCGGCCGGCCGAACTGGACACCGTGATCGGAGTGTCCGCCCTCGCCGGCCTCGTCGAAGGACTCGCTCTCGCCGCGTTGCTCCCCACGATCACCGCGCTGGCCGAGTCCGACGCGGTGTGGGGTCTGCGGCTCTCCGGCTGGCTGTGGGTCCTCGGGGGACTGTCCGTGGTGAGTTTCGTCATCAACTACGTGTCGGCGCGCCGCTCGTACGATGTGGCGCTCGACTTTCTGCGGAGCATCCACCGCATCTTCGGCGATCAGGTGGCGAAGCAGCCGCTGGGTTGGTTCGCGCGGCCGGTGGCGGGCGCGCTTTCCCGTCTGGTCTCGACGGAGTTGATGATGGCGGGCGAGATCCTCGCCCACATGATCAGTCCCCTCGTCTCGAGGGCCACCGCCGCGCTCGTGATCATCGTCGCGGCATGGGTGTGGTCGCCACTCCTCGGTCTGGTGCTGACCTGCGCGATCCCGGTGTTCGTCCTGATCACTCTGGTGTCGGCGGCATTTGTTCGCCGGGGCCGGACGATCCACGAGCCGGCCGAGGTCGACCTCGCGAACCGGATCGTCGAGTACGCCCAGTCCCAGGGCGCACTGCGTTCGTGCGGTCGCAGCGGCGACTTCGAACCGCTGACCGACGCCATGGCGCGAGCCCGGGCGAAGAAGAAGAGCGCGCTCCTGATCGAGACGCTCGGCCTGCTGCTGTCCGGAATGGTCACACAGGGTGTGATCGTGGTGCTGATCAGCGTCGCCGGATCGCTCGCCGTCGCGGGCACCCTGGAGCCGATTCCGGCTCTGGCGTTCATCGGTCTCGCGCTCCGATTCACCTCGACGTTGTCGGCCATCACCGACGCCGCGATGTCGCTGGAGTCCCGCCGCCCGCTGCTGGACCAGCTCGACGAGGTCCTCGATGCGACGCCGCTGCCTGCCCCGGACTCGCCCGCCGACCTGAGTGCGCCGGGTGCCGTGGCACTGACGAATGTGACGTTCGGATACGGAACCGGCGAGCCGGTGCTCCGCGACGTCTCGATCGACGTCCCCGCGGGATCGATGGTCGCGCTCGTCGGACCGTCCGGCAGCGGTAAGACGACGGTCGCGAAGCTCGTGAGCCGCTTCTACGACGTCGACGCGGGCCGAGTCCTCGTCGGCGGCGTCCCGGTCACCGAGCAGACCACCGAGCAGCTGATGGCCCAGTTGTCGATCGTGTTCCAAGACGTCTACCTGTTCGACGACACGCTGCTGGCCAACATCGCCGTCGGACGCGAGGGGGCTTCCGAGGACGAGGTCCTCAACGCGGCACGGACCGCCGGTGTCGCCGAGATCGCCCACCGCTTGCCCGGCGGATGGGACTCGAACGTCGGCGAGGGCGGACGTGCGTTGTCCGGAGGCGAACGACAGCGGGTCGCGATCGCCCGAGCTCTGCTGAAGAAGGCGCCGATCGTTCTGCTCGACGAGGCCACGTCGGCGCTCGACGTCGAGAACGAGGCGAACATCGTCGCCGCCATCGACGAGTTGCGAACTCAGGCGACGGTGTTGGTCATCGCGCATCGTCTCGACACGATCGCCAGAGCCGACTCCATCGTCGCCCTGACCGATGCCGGCGAGGTCGAGGCGATCGGTACGCACGACGAACTGGTCGCGGCCGGCGGAACGTACGCGTCGTACTGGACCCGCCTGAGTCGGGCGCAGGGGTGGCAGTTGACGAACCGGCCGACGGGCTAG
- a CDS encoding TetR family transcriptional regulator — protein sequence MEESRRQDRTGRRAGRKPVFTASDVVNAAIAEGVDTFTLSAVAERLGVATPAVYRLYRSRDDIVVAALDLIASSFRLPDEGASWREVLRLWADETWRICETYKGINRVVYSNPTAFTHIEDVIGAYADALGTSGKTPGQALFALDFIGDTVMASHLGVETMRAVDATNTTGLERARAGTSDDAVMKPDEEWTDGAFMNAKVEFLIAALGHDWPEAPTAG from the coding sequence GTGGAGGAGAGTCGACGACAGGACCGGACGGGTCGCCGGGCCGGCCGCAAACCGGTGTTCACCGCGTCCGATGTCGTGAACGCCGCGATCGCCGAGGGGGTGGACACCTTCACGCTCTCGGCGGTGGCCGAGCGGCTCGGCGTCGCCACCCCCGCCGTCTACCGGCTGTACCGGTCGCGCGACGACATCGTCGTCGCCGCCCTCGACCTGATCGCGTCGTCGTTCCGCCTTCCCGACGAGGGCGCCTCGTGGCGCGAGGTCCTGCGCCTGTGGGCGGACGAGACCTGGCGGATCTGCGAGACGTACAAGGGCATCAACCGCGTCGTCTACTCGAATCCGACGGCGTTCACGCACATCGAGGACGTGATCGGCGCCTACGCCGACGCGCTCGGCACCAGCGGCAAGACGCCGGGCCAGGCGCTCTTCGCCCTCGACTTCATCGGCGATACAGTGATGGCGTCCCACCTGGGAGTCGAAACGATGCGAGCGGTCGACGCCACCAACACGACCGGCCTCGAGCGGGCCCGCGCCGGGACATCCGACGACGCGGTGATGAAACCCGACGAGGAGTGGACAGACGGAGCGTTCATGAACGCCAAAGTCGAGTTTCTCATCGCCGCGCTGGGCCACGACTGGCCGGAGGCGCCGACGGCGGGATGA